The following are encoded together in the Phyllopteryx taeniolatus isolate TA_2022b chromosome 21, UOR_Ptae_1.2, whole genome shotgun sequence genome:
- the LOC133470781 gene encoding major histocompatibility complex class I-related gene protein-like isoform X1, whose amino-acid sequence MAKLNLCVLFVAAAQIHSVTPVLHTLKYFTTASSQIPNIPDYFDVGYVDDVPISRYDSKSRKVKPKQDWMNKITADDPHYWERETQIGIGNEQTNKVDIEIAKERFNQTGGVHMVQVMYGCEWDDETDEVDGWRHDSYDGEAFISLEVKTMRWIAAHPQAFVTKLKWDRNELLNQQMKHYFTEICPSYLKKYVTNGRDFLMRTELPTVSLLQKTPSSPVTCHATGFYPSAAALFWRKDGEELHEDAETGETLRNHDGTFQMTADLKAEVTDEAEGRYECVFQLSGVADDIVVKLERRSIRSNARIREEEKRKMALAVAVPLAVLALAAAAVAVLVKLYKSRRAKYDPASVDADSEPASEPAAPTPASE is encoded by the exons ATGGCGAAGCTGaacttgtgtgtcttgtttgtCGCGGCTGCGCAAATCCACAGCGTGACGCCCG tgcttCACACGCTCAAGTATTTCACGACAGCATCGTCTCAAATTCCAAACATCCCAGACTACTTTGATGTCGGTTATGTTGACGACGTTCCGATTTCGCGCTACGACAGCAAGAGCAGGAAAGTAAAACCCAAACAGGACTGGATGAACAAAATCACAGCAGATGATCCTCACTACTgggagagagagacacagaTCGGTATTGGTAATGAGCAGACCAACAAAGTCGACATCGAAATTGCCAAAGAGCGCTTCAACCAAACTGGAG GTGTTCACATGGTCCAGGTGATGTACGGCTGCGAATGGGACGACGAGACCGATGAGGTTGATGGTTGGCGACACGACAGTTACGATGGAGAAGCCTTCATCTCGTTGGAGGTGAAGACAATGAGATGGAtcgcagctcacccacaagctTTCGTCACCAAACTCAAGTGGGACCGGAACGAACTTTTGAATCAACAAATGAAGCACTACTTCACTGAGATTTGTCCTTCTTACTTGAAGAAGTATGTGACCAATGGGAGGGACTtcctgatgagaacag AGCTTCCCACGGTGTCTCTCCTCCAGAAGACGCCGTCCTCTCCGGTCACCTGCCACGCGACGGGTTTCTACCCCAGCGCGGCCGCCCTGTTTTGGAGGAAGGACGGCGAGGAGCTCCACGAGGACGCGGAGACGGGAGAGACCCTCCGCAACCACGACGGAACCTTCCAGATGACGGCCGACCTGAAAGCGGAGGTGACCGATGAAGCCGAGGGCCGCTACGAATGCGTGTTCCAGCTGTCCGGCGTGGCGGACGACATCGTCGTCAAGCTGGAGAGAAGAAGCATCCGGAGCAACGCGCGCATCCGAG aggaagaaaagaggaagatgGCGCTGGCCGTCGCTGTCCCGCTGGCGGTCCTCGctctggcggcggcggcggtcgcGGTCCTCGTCAAGCTTTACAAAAGCAGACGAG CCAAATACGATCCAGCTT
- the LOC133470781 gene encoding class I histocompatibility antigen, F10 alpha chain-like isoform X2, which translates to MAKLNLCVLFVAAAQIHSVTPVLHTLKYFTTASSQIPNIPDYFDVGYVDDVPISRYDSKSRKVKPKQDWMNKITADDPHYWERETQIGIGNEQTNKVDIEIAKERFNQTGGVHMVQVMYGCEWDDETDEVDGWRHDSYDGEAFISLEVKTMRWIAAHPQAFVTKLKWDRNELLNQQMKHYFTEICPSYLKKYVTNGRDFLMRTELPTVSLLQKTPSSPVTCHATGFYPSAAALFWRKDGEELHEDAETGETLRNHDGTFQMTADLKAEVTDEAEGRYECVFQLSGVADDIVVKLERRSIRSNARIRAVDADSEPASEPAAPTPASE; encoded by the exons ATGGCGAAGCTGaacttgtgtgtcttgtttgtCGCGGCTGCGCAAATCCACAGCGTGACGCCCG tgcttCACACGCTCAAGTATTTCACGACAGCATCGTCTCAAATTCCAAACATCCCAGACTACTTTGATGTCGGTTATGTTGACGACGTTCCGATTTCGCGCTACGACAGCAAGAGCAGGAAAGTAAAACCCAAACAGGACTGGATGAACAAAATCACAGCAGATGATCCTCACTACTgggagagagagacacagaTCGGTATTGGTAATGAGCAGACCAACAAAGTCGACATCGAAATTGCCAAAGAGCGCTTCAACCAAACTGGAG GTGTTCACATGGTCCAGGTGATGTACGGCTGCGAATGGGACGACGAGACCGATGAGGTTGATGGTTGGCGACACGACAGTTACGATGGAGAAGCCTTCATCTCGTTGGAGGTGAAGACAATGAGATGGAtcgcagctcacccacaagctTTCGTCACCAAACTCAAGTGGGACCGGAACGAACTTTTGAATCAACAAATGAAGCACTACTTCACTGAGATTTGTCCTTCTTACTTGAAGAAGTATGTGACCAATGGGAGGGACTtcctgatgagaacag AGCTTCCCACGGTGTCTCTCCTCCAGAAGACGCCGTCCTCTCCGGTCACCTGCCACGCGACGGGTTTCTACCCCAGCGCGGCCGCCCTGTTTTGGAGGAAGGACGGCGAGGAGCTCCACGAGGACGCGGAGACGGGAGAGACCCTCCGCAACCACGACGGAACCTTCCAGATGACGGCCGACCTGAAAGCGGAGGTGACCGATGAAGCCGAGGGCCGCTACGAATGCGTGTTCCAGCTGTCCGGCGTGGCGGACGACATCGTCGTCAAGCTGGAGAGAAGAAGCATCCGGAGCAACGCGCGCATCCGAG